A stretch of [Clostridium] scindens DNA encodes these proteins:
- the def gene encoding peptide deformylase — MATRKIREIGDEVLTKPCKEVTKITLRTKVLINDMLDTMYEALGVGLAAPQVGVLKRIVVIDVGEGPIVLINPEIIETSGEQSGEEGCLSVPGKSGLVTRPDYVKVRALNEDMEEIELEGEGLLARAFCHEIDHLDGKMYVDLVEGELHDVNYEEEA, encoded by the coding sequence ATGGCAACGAGAAAGATCAGAGAAATCGGAGACGAGGTTTTGACAAAACCATGCAAGGAAGTAACGAAGATCACATTAAGGACCAAAGTACTCATCAATGACATGCTGGATACTATGTATGAGGCGCTTGGCGTAGGATTGGCAGCGCCGCAGGTGGGCGTGCTTAAAAGAATCGTGGTAATCGATGTGGGGGAAGGCCCCATTGTGCTCATTAATCCAGAGATTATAGAGACCTCCGGCGAGCAGTCCGGGGAAGAAGGGTGCCTGAGCGTGCCTGGCAAGTCAGGCCTGGTGACGCGCCCGGATTATGTGAAGGTGCGGGCACTGAATGAAGACATGGAAGAGATTGAATTAGAGGGCGAAGGACTTCTTGCGAGAGCATTCTGTCATGAGATCGACCATCTGGATGGAAAGATGTATGTCGATCTGGTAGAAGGAGAATTGCACGACGTGAATTATGAGGAGGAAGCATAG
- the fmt gene encoding methionyl-tRNA formyltransferase produces the protein MKVIFMGTPEFSVGTLKALIEAGHEVVLAVTQPDKPKGRGGRMQYPPVKEMALEYGIPVFQPKKIRAPECVEELRKYEADIMVVIAFGQILPKEILEMTPYGCVNVHASLLPKYRGAAPIQWAVINGEKVSGVTTMQMDEGLDTGDMLLKEEVMLDEKETGGSLHDKLAEAGAKLCVRTLKALEDGSAVREKQGESPTEYARMLTKELGCIDWTKDAASIERLVRGLNPWPSAYTDWNGKVMKIWEAKDMEGETGKAPGTIVKIEKDGFLVQAGAGLLKILELQIPGKKRMKADAFLRGYQVEEGTMLASNI, from the coding sequence ATGAAGGTCATATTCATGGGTACGCCGGAGTTTTCTGTCGGGACGTTAAAAGCCCTGATAGAGGCCGGACATGAGGTGGTGCTGGCAGTCACGCAGCCGGATAAGCCAAAAGGAAGAGGCGGCAGGATGCAGTATCCGCCGGTGAAGGAGATGGCGCTGGAGTATGGGATTCCAGTATTCCAGCCTAAAAAGATCCGTGCGCCGGAGTGCGTAGAAGAACTTCGGAAATATGAGGCGGATATCATGGTAGTCATTGCCTTTGGACAGATTCTTCCGAAAGAGATTCTTGAGATGACGCCTTATGGCTGCGTCAACGTTCATGCGTCCCTCCTGCCCAAGTACAGAGGGGCCGCGCCGATCCAATGGGCAGTCATCAATGGGGAGAAGGTCTCCGGGGTGACTACGATGCAGATGGATGAAGGACTGGATACCGGAGATATGCTTTTAAAAGAAGAAGTGATGCTGGACGAAAAAGAGACCGGAGGAAGCCTGCATGATAAACTGGCTGAGGCAGGCGCCAAACTCTGCGTGCGCACCTTAAAAGCGCTGGAAGATGGAAGCGCCGTGAGAGAGAAGCAGGGAGAAAGCCCCACAGAATATGCCAGAATGCTGACTAAGGAACTGGGCTGCATCGACTGGACTAAAGACGCCGCCTCCATCGAACGTCTGGTCAGAGGCTTGAATCCGTGGCCCAGCGCTTATACGGACTGGAATGGAAAAGTCATGAAGATCTGGGAGGCAAAAGACATGGAAGGCGAGACAGGCAAGGCTCCCGGAACCATCGTCAAGATAGAAAAAGACGGATTCCTGGTGCAGGCAGGAGCGGGACTACTGAAAATCCTGGAACTGCAGATCCCAGGCAAGAAGCGGATGAAGGCAGACGCGTTTCTGAGAGGCTATCAGGTGGAAGAAGGGACGATGCTGGCCTCCAATATCTGA
- a CDS encoding zinc metallopeptidase, whose translation MYYPMFFEPTYMLVIIGVIICLLASSRMKSTFNKYSRVRNHSGMTGREAAEQVLRGAGIYDVRVEHISGDLTDHYDPRTKVLRLSDATYNSTSVAAVGVAAHECGHAIQHATGYAPLKIRGALVPVANFGSTIAWPLILIGLLFSSQSSMLFLNLGIIAFSLAVLFQIVTLPVEFNASSRAIRILGSSGMLYEDEVDATKKVLSAAALTYVAGAASAILQLLRIILLANSRRD comes from the coding sequence ATGTATTATCCTATGTTTTTTGAACCAACATATATGCTGGTCATTATAGGCGTGATCATCTGTCTGTTGGCTTCTTCCAGGATGAAGTCGACATTTAATAAATACTCCCGTGTCAGGAACCATTCCGGCATGACGGGAAGAGAAGCAGCAGAACAGGTCTTAAGAGGGGCCGGCATCTATGATGTAAGAGTCGAGCATATTTCCGGAGATCTGACAGACCACTATGATCCGAGGACCAAGGTGCTGCGGCTGTCGGATGCTACCTATAATTCTACATCCGTGGCAGCGGTGGGAGTTGCGGCACATGAGTGCGGGCATGCGATCCAGCACGCCACAGGGTACGCGCCGCTTAAGATCCGCGGGGCGCTGGTGCCAGTGGCGAACTTTGGAAGCACGATAGCATGGCCGTTGATCCTGATCGGCCTGCTTTTTAGCAGCCAGTCATCCATGCTGTTTTTGAATCTGGGAATCATAGCCTTTTCTTTGGCAGTATTATTCCAGATCGTCACCCTGCCGGTGGAGTTCAATGCGTCCAGCAGGGCCATACGCATATTGGGCAGCAGCGGCATGTTATATGAGGATGAAGTAGATGCTACGAAAAAGGTGCTCTCTGCGGCGGCTCTGACGTATGTGGCAGGCGCAGCCTCTGCAATCCTGCAGCTTCTGCGTATCATACTGCTGGCCAACAGCAGAAGGGATTAG
- the rsmB gene encoding 16S rRNA (cytosine(967)-C(5))-methyltransferase RsmB: MAASVNGRELVLDILLQITRDGEYSHIALKNVLDKYQYLDKKERAFITRVVNGTLEHMIEIDYIINQFSKVKVQKMKPVIRTIIRSAVYQLKYMDSVPDSAVLNEAVKLASKRGFSTLKGFVNGVLRSISRNLANVAYPPEEDRLAWMEVRYSLPQWILKQWLASYDEETVKRMAEDFLKEKPITVRCNLEKITKEELLRLLKEEGVTVEEEPDVPYVLYLSGYDHLAGLNSFRQGYYQVQDISSMQVAQWAAPETDDYIIDVCAAPGGKAIHLAEMLAETGHVEARDLTEYKVGLIRENILRSGLHNIEAVRKDATVQDESSIRKADIVIADLPCSGLGVLGKKPDLKSRMTEEMQKELALLQRSMLRVVKEYVKPGGKLLYSTCTISRDENEENARWLTEIDPKFRLIRQKQMLPGRDPGDGFYIAMFQRENHE; encoded by the coding sequence ATGGCAGCATCTGTAAACGGGCGCGAACTCGTGCTTGATATACTGCTTCAGATCACAAGAGACGGGGAATATAGTCATATTGCCCTTAAGAATGTTCTTGATAAATATCAGTATCTTGATAAGAAAGAGCGTGCATTTATCACGAGAGTGGTAAATGGCACGCTTGAACATATGATAGAAATCGACTATATCATTAATCAATTTTCCAAAGTTAAGGTTCAGAAAATGAAGCCTGTCATCAGGACGATCATACGCAGCGCGGTATACCAGTTAAAATATATGGATAGCGTGCCGGATTCCGCTGTCTTAAACGAGGCAGTAAAACTTGCTTCAAAACGTGGATTTTCAACGTTGAAAGGATTTGTAAACGGGGTGTTAAGGAGCATAAGCCGCAATCTGGCAAATGTCGCGTATCCCCCCGAGGAAGACCGGCTTGCGTGGATGGAGGTCCGCTACAGCCTGCCCCAGTGGATCCTAAAGCAGTGGCTTGCATCGTATGATGAAGAGACGGTGAAGAGGATGGCAGAAGATTTCCTGAAAGAGAAGCCCATAACGGTAAGGTGCAATCTGGAAAAGATTACGAAAGAAGAACTGCTCAGACTGCTGAAAGAAGAAGGCGTTACGGTGGAAGAGGAGCCAGATGTCCCTTATGTGCTATACTTATCGGGATATGACCATCTGGCAGGATTAAATAGCTTCCGACAGGGATACTACCAAGTACAGGATATCAGTTCGATGCAGGTAGCCCAGTGGGCAGCGCCTGAGACGGACGATTATATTATTGACGTGTGCGCGGCGCCGGGGGGAAAGGCCATCCATCTGGCGGAGATGCTGGCGGAAACCGGTCATGTGGAAGCCAGGGATCTGACGGAGTATAAGGTAGGGCTGATCCGGGAGAATATCTTAAGGAGCGGCCTTCATAATATAGAAGCAGTCCGTAAGGATGCCACGGTTCAAGATGAATCATCCATTAGAAAAGCAGATATCGTCATAGCCGATCTGCCATGTTCTGGCCTGGGCGTGCTGGGGAAAAAGCCGGATCTGAAGAGCCGGATGACAGAAGAGATGCAGAAGGAATTGGCATTGCTGCAGCGCAGCATGCTAAGAGTCGTTAAGGAGTATGTAAAGCCTGGCGGAAAACTTCTATACAGCACTTGCACGATCAGCAGAGACGAGAATGAAGAGAATGCAAGATGGTTAACGGAAATAGATCCGAAGTTCCGCCTGATCCGCCAGAAGCAGATGCTTCCGGGAAGGGATCCGGGGGATGGATTCTATATCGCCATGTTCCAGAGGGAGAATCATGAGTAA
- the rlmN gene encoding 23S rRNA (adenine(2503)-C(2))-methyltransferase RlmN, with the protein MSKKDICSYSFEELKEEIARIGEKAFRSTQIYEWLHVKLAESFDEMTNLSKALREKLKEEYEIAKVKMIDHQVSKVDPTEKFLFELCDGNMIESVLMKYNYGNSVCISSQAGCRMGCRFCASTIGGLERSLAPSEMLRQIYQIQKMTGERVSNVVVMGTGEPLDNYDNFVKFIHMLSDEHGLHISQRNITASTCGIVPNMKRLADEGLQITLALSLHGSTQEKRKKLMPVANRYELPEVLDACDYYFEKTGRRITFEYSLVEGVNDQIEDARELIFILKKRNCHLNLIPVNPIKERDFKKPDRKNALEFKNKLEKNGINVTIRRERGSDIDGACGQLRRRHTAANEGEPDEDICND; encoded by the coding sequence ATGAGTAAGAAAGATATATGCTCTTATAGTTTTGAAGAATTGAAAGAAGAGATCGCACGGATTGGAGAGAAGGCTTTCCGCAGCACTCAGATCTATGAATGGCTGCATGTAAAACTCGCAGAGAGCTTTGATGAGATGACCAACCTCTCAAAGGCGCTTCGGGAAAAGTTGAAGGAAGAGTATGAGATCGCGAAAGTCAAGATGATTGACCATCAGGTTTCCAAGGTAGATCCTACAGAAAAGTTCCTGTTCGAATTGTGCGACGGCAATATGATCGAGAGCGTGCTGATGAAGTATAACTATGGCAATTCCGTATGCATCTCGTCTCAGGCCGGATGCCGCATGGGATGCCGGTTCTGCGCCTCCACCATCGGAGGGCTGGAAAGAAGCCTGGCGCCTTCCGAGATGCTCAGGCAGATCTATCAGATTCAGAAGATGACGGGAGAGCGGGTATCCAACGTAGTTGTCATGGGCACTGGGGAGCCGCTGGATAATTATGATAACTTCGTGAAATTCATCCATATGCTGAGCGATGAGCATGGACTACATATCAGCCAGCGCAACATCACAGCCTCCACCTGCGGCATTGTTCCGAATATGAAGAGGCTTGCGGATGAAGGCCTTCAGATTACGCTTGCCCTCTCCTTGCATGGATCGACGCAGGAGAAGCGTAAGAAGCTGATGCCGGTGGCAAACCGATACGAACTTCCGGAAGTCCTGGATGCCTGCGATTACTATTTTGAAAAGACGGGGAGGCGGATCACCTTTGAATATAGTCTGGTAGAAGGCGTGAACGATCAGATAGAGGATGCCAGAGAACTGATCTTTATATTGAAGAAGCGGAATTGTCATCTGAATCTGATTCCGGTGAATCCGATCAAGGAGCGGGACTTCAAGAAGCCGGACAGGAAAAATGCCCTTGAATTCAAAAATAAACTTGAAAAAAACGGAATTAATGTTACTATAAGAAGGGAAAGAGGCTCGGATATCGACGGAGCCTGCGGCCAGCTGCGCAGACGCCATACGGCCGCGAATGAAGGAGAACCAGATGAAGATATATGCAATGACTGA
- a CDS encoding Stp1/IreP family PP2C-type Ser/Thr phosphatase, whose protein sequence is MKIYAMTDVGRKREINQDYVYVTDKPIGPFPNLLAVADGMGGHKAGDFASKYTVKVLREELEDTPLDKPEEILRNVVGIANHKLIEAASTDIKLEGMGTTLVVATVVGNTLYFANVGDSRLYLINDKIRQISKDHSLVEEMVRLGGIKAEEAKNHPDKNIITRAIGVKEDVEADIYEYRLKKGDVILMCTDGLSNMVEDEDMFDIVKGSRDVVEAVQMLIEKANSNGGRDNIGVVIAEPLADEVSIW, encoded by the coding sequence ATGAAGATATATGCAATGACTGATGTTGGGAGAAAACGCGAGATAAACCAGGACTACGTATATGTGACGGATAAGCCCATCGGGCCATTCCCGAATCTCCTTGCGGTTGCCGATGGAATGGGCGGCCACAAGGCTGGAGACTTCGCGTCCAAATATACGGTGAAGGTATTGCGGGAAGAATTAGAGGATACGCCTTTGGATAAGCCGGAGGAGATCTTGCGCAACGTCGTTGGCATTGCAAATCATAAGCTGATTGAGGCAGCATCCACAGACATTAAGCTGGAAGGGATGGGCACGACACTGGTAGTAGCCACTGTGGTAGGCAATACGCTTTATTTTGCCAATGTGGGAGACAGCAGGCTCTATCTGATCAACGATAAGATCCGGCAGATCTCCAAGGATCATTCCCTGGTAGAGGAAATGGTAAGGCTTGGAGGCATCAAGGCCGAAGAGGCCAAGAATCACCCGGATAAGAATATTATAACGCGTGCCATTGGAGTCAAGGAAGATGTGGAGGCAGACATCTATGAATACCGCTTGAAAAAGGGGGATGTCATTTTGATGTGTACCGATGGGCTCAGCAACATGGTGGAAGATGAAGATATGTTCGATATCGTCAAGGGTTCCCGGGATGTGGTAGAGGCAGTACAGATGTTGATCGAGAAGGCAAATAGCAATGGCGGGAGAGATAACATAGGGGTTGTTATAGCGGAGCCACTTGCGGATGAGGTGAGTATATGGTAA
- the pknB gene encoding Stk1 family PASTA domain-containing Ser/Thr kinase translates to MVKDGIFLGKRYEVLSKIGAGGMADVYKGKDHMLNRYVAIKVLKKEFKEDENFVRKFRSEAQAAAGLIHPNVVNVYDVGEDRGLYYMVMELVEGITLKEYIDKKGRLSHKETISIAIQMCTGIGVAHAANIIHRDIKPQNIIISKDGKVKVTDFGIAKATTSNTISSNAMGSVHYTSPEQARGGFSDQKSDIYSIGITLYEMVTGQVPFDGDSTVSVAIKHLQEEITPPSEIVPDIPYSLEQIILKCTQKNGERRYKNTDELIQDLKRSLVDPDGDFVIIPPLGNADTVIITDEELDDIRSSYDEEDDFDEYDEDEYGDEEEFDEYDEDDDEYDEYDDDEEYGGKGKKGKGSDDVNPRMKKVMKILTIVVAIIIVFILVFAIGKAAGIFKGGFGIDTVDTDEKAKVKVPNVVGMTEDEAKKTLNKKGLGFKVVAREESKKYEEGTVSKQKTEAGKRVAKNTTIQVVVSSGLIGDEITVPDVSNMSESEAQKALEDAGFEKITSDFAYSDSVAEGDVIGTTPAANAKATKDTEIVMKVSKGSEKKTVPNVVGQQDGDAQNAITAAGLTVGTVTYEYYDDVPKGQVVSQTVAGGKKVAPGTSVGLTISSGPKPPEKISVPPVTNTTLDNARQLLSSAGLKAGNITYQHSDTVESGNVISCNPGVGSSVDEGSSVSLVVSQGPEQSGGGEQEGTQ, encoded by the coding sequence ATGGTAAAAGATGGTATTTTTCTTGGTAAAAGGTATGAAGTGTTAAGTAAGATTGGAGCAGGGGGGATGGCCGATGTCTATAAAGGCAAAGACCATATGCTCAATCGTTACGTGGCAATCAAGGTCCTGAAAAAGGAATTTAAGGAAGACGAGAATTTTGTGCGCAAATTCCGTTCTGAGGCCCAGGCGGCAGCCGGGCTGATACACCCTAATGTGGTAAATGTGTATGACGTTGGGGAAGACCGCGGGCTTTACTACATGGTTATGGAACTCGTGGAAGGAATTACGCTCAAGGAATATATAGATAAGAAGGGAAGGCTTTCCCATAAGGAAACTATAAGCATCGCGATCCAGATGTGTACGGGGATCGGCGTAGCCCACGCGGCCAATATCATCCACAGAGATATCAAGCCGCAGAACATCATCATATCAAAAGACGGCAAGGTAAAGGTAACGGACTTTGGCATTGCCAAGGCAACGACATCCAATACGATCAGTTCCAATGCAATGGGCTCTGTGCATTATACCTCTCCGGAGCAGGCAAGAGGCGGATTCAGCGATCAGAAGAGCGATATCTACTCAATCGGCATTACCCTGTATGAGATGGTAACGGGGCAAGTGCCTTTTGACGGCGACTCTACCGTTTCCGTAGCAATCAAGCATCTGCAGGAGGAGATTACCCCTCCGTCAGAGATCGTGCCGGATATACCGTACAGCCTGGAGCAGATTATATTGAAATGTACCCAGAAGAACGGGGAGAGAAGATACAAGAATACGGATGAGCTGATTCAGGACTTAAAACGCTCGCTGGTAGACCCGGACGGCGATTTTGTCATAATTCCGCCCCTGGGCAATGCGGATACGGTTATTATTACAGATGAAGAATTGGATGATATCCGCAGTTCTTATGATGAAGAAGACGATTTTGACGAGTATGACGAAGATGAATACGGCGACGAAGAGGAATTTGACGAGTACGACGAAGATGACGACGAGTACGATGAGTATGATGACGATGAGGAGTACGGCGGAAAAGGGAAGAAGGGCAAGGGTTCTGATGATGTAAACCCGCGCATGAAGAAGGTTATGAAGATCCTGACCATCGTAGTGGCGATTATTATCGTGTTCATCCTGGTATTTGCCATTGGCAAGGCAGCCGGCATATTTAAAGGCGGATTTGGCATTGATACGGTTGATACCGACGAGAAGGCAAAGGTGAAGGTGCCAAATGTAGTGGGAATGACGGAAGACGAGGCGAAGAAGACCCTGAACAAAAAGGGACTGGGCTTCAAAGTCGTTGCCAGAGAAGAGTCCAAGAAGTATGAGGAAGGCACGGTATCCAAGCAGAAGACGGAGGCGGGCAAGCGGGTTGCCAAGAATACGACCATACAGGTAGTGGTAAGTTCCGGCCTTATAGGAGATGAGATCACGGTACCGGATGTCAGCAACATGAGTGAGAGCGAGGCTCAGAAGGCGCTGGAGGATGCCGGATTTGAGAAGATCACATCGGATTTTGCATACAGCGATTCCGTAGCTGAGGGGGATGTCATTGGCACAACGCCTGCGGCGAATGCCAAGGCTACCAAGGACACGGAGATTGTCATGAAGGTGAGCAAAGGCTCAGAGAAAAAGACGGTTCCGAACGTTGTAGGCCAGCAGGACGGGGATGCCCAGAATGCTATTACCGCCGCAGGATTGACGGTAGGGACGGTTACCTATGAGTATTATGATGACGTTCCGAAGGGCCAGGTAGTATCCCAGACGGTGGCAGGCGGCAAGAAGGTTGCCCCGGGTACCAGCGTAGGACTGACGATCAGCAGCGGACCGAAGCCGCCGGAGAAGATTAGCGTGCCTCCAGTGACGAATACGACGCTGGATAATGCAAGACAGCTTTTAAGCAGTGCAGGCCTTAAGGCTGGAAATATAACCTATCAGCATAGCGATACGGTCGAGTCAGGCAATGTCATCAGCTGTAACCCAGGCGTGGGAAGCAGCGTGGATGAAGGATCGTCTGTAAGCCTGGTCGTAAGCCAGGGACCGGAGCAATCCGGTGGCGGAGAGCAGGAAGGCACCCAGTAA
- the rsgA gene encoding ribosome small subunit-dependent GTPase A: protein MQGKIVKGIAGFYYVHVVESGVYECKAKGAFRKEKIKPLVGDNVIIEVLDEAQKTGNIKEVLKRKNELVRPAVANIDQALVVFAIVRPNPHFNLLDRFLVMMESKKIPVILCFNKEDIATDPQVKELEAIYENCGYPLIFTSALEDKNIDQVKEVLRGKTTAIAGPSGVGKSSIINILQPEANMETGAISSKIERGKHTTRHTELFPVDADSYIMDTPGFSSLYVNDFEKEELKYYFPEFAAYEGTCKFNGCDHIHEPGCAVKEAVEEGKIHKVRYQNYIEMYEELKNKRRY from the coding sequence ATGCAAGGAAAGATAGTAAAGGGTATTGCCGGATTCTACTACGTACATGTAGTAGAATCCGGTGTTTATGAATGTAAGGCCAAGGGCGCGTTCCGCAAGGAGAAGATTAAGCCATTGGTGGGGGATAATGTAATTATTGAAGTGCTGGATGAAGCGCAGAAGACGGGAAACATCAAGGAAGTACTGAAAAGAAAGAATGAACTGGTACGTCCCGCGGTCGCCAACATCGACCAGGCGCTGGTCGTATTTGCCATCGTAAGGCCCAACCCGCATTTTAACCTGCTGGACCGTTTTCTTGTAATGATGGAAAGCAAGAAGATCCCAGTGATTCTCTGTTTTAATAAAGAGGATATCGCAACCGATCCGCAGGTGAAGGAACTAGAAGCCATCTATGAGAACTGCGGCTATCCATTGATTTTTACCAGCGCTCTGGAAGATAAGAATATTGACCAGGTGAAGGAAGTGCTAAGAGGAAAGACGACGGCCATCGCTGGTCCATCCGGGGTGGGCAAGTCATCCATCATCAATATCCTCCAGCCCGAAGCCAATATGGAGACGGGCGCAATCAGCAGCAAGATCGAGAGGGGAAAGCATACCACCAGACATACGGAATTATTTCCGGTGGATGCGGATTCCTATATTATGGATACTCCCGGATTTAGCTCGCTGTATGTTAATGATTTTGAAAAGGAAGAACTGAAATACTACTTCCCCGAGTTTGCAGCATATGAAGGAACGTGCAAGTTCAATGGATGCGATCATATCCATGAACCGGGCTGCGCGGTAAAGGAAGCTGTGGAGGAAGGAAAGATTCATAAAGTACGGTATCAGAATTATATAGAGATGTATGAAGAACTAAAGAATAAGAGGAGGTATTGA
- the rpe gene encoding ribulose-phosphate 3-epimerase produces the protein MEYILAPSILAADFKNLGQEMKKTEENGARYLHFDVMDGMFVPSISFGMPVLASIKDGTSQTMDVHLMVQEPIRYVEAFQKAGADILTVHLEACEDVKATIDKIRECGMKVGLSICPETEAEALKPYLKEVDMILVMSVHPGFGGQKFIPESLEKIRKVREMIEEQGLSVDVEVDGGIYLTNVREVLDAGVNVVVAGSAVFKGEPEQNTKEFMEILRDYE, from the coding sequence ATGGAGTATATATTAGCCCCGTCAATTCTGGCTGCGGATTTCAAGAATCTGGGCCAGGAGATGAAGAAAACAGAAGAAAATGGTGCCAGATATCTGCATTTTGACGTGATGGATGGCATGTTTGTTCCCAGCATATCCTTTGGCATGCCGGTGCTCGCATCGATAAAGGATGGGACAAGCCAGACGATGGATGTACATCTGATGGTGCAGGAGCCCATCCGTTATGTGGAAGCATTTCAGAAAGCCGGCGCGGACATCCTTACAGTGCATTTGGAGGCATGTGAGGATGTGAAAGCGACCATTGATAAGATTCGGGAATGCGGTATGAAGGTTGGCCTGTCTATCTGTCCGGAGACGGAAGCGGAGGCACTAAAGCCTTATCTTAAGGAAGTTGACATGATTCTGGTGATGAGCGTCCATCCAGGATTCGGAGGACAGAAGTTTATCCCGGAATCTCTTGAGAAGATCCGCAAGGTTCGGGAAATGATAGAAGAACAAGGACTTTCCGTAGATGTGGAAGTCGATGGAGGAATCTACCTTACGAATGTCCGGGAAGTGCTGGATGCGGGAGTCAATGTTGTTGTTGCGGGCTCAGCAGTGTTTAAGGGCGAGCCGGAACAGAATACCAAAGAGTTTATGGAGATATTAAGGGATTATGAGTAA
- a CDS encoding thiamine diphosphokinase → MSKRIVIVSGGQLDEELTLSILKDEKSQCIIGVDKGMEFLYAHQIMPSYIVGDFDSVNEEIADYYRNETNVPIREFNPVKDASDTEIAVRLSLTLGCSELIILGATGGRIDHLWANVQTLTIPYKAGVDAKIMDSQNMIRLIGGGDTHIRKDEAYGPYFSVFPLGEEIFGFNIEGARYPLRNHTLTPYDSLCVSNQIAEDEEEVIISFPSGTVILMETRDKREQK, encoded by the coding sequence ATGAGTAAAAGGATTGTTATTGTAAGCGGCGGGCAGCTGGATGAGGAACTGACGCTTTCAATTCTTAAGGATGAGAAAAGCCAGTGTATTATTGGAGTAGATAAGGGCATGGAATTTCTGTATGCCCACCAGATCATGCCCAGTTATATTGTTGGTGACTTTGACAGCGTAAATGAAGAGATTGCCGATTATTACAGGAATGAGACCAATGTCCCGATCCGGGAATTCAATCCTGTAAAAGACGCGTCCGACACGGAAATCGCGGTCAGGCTGTCTCTTACGCTCGGGTGCAGCGAACTGATTATTCTGGGCGCCACAGGTGGAAGGATCGACCACCTGTGGGCCAACGTGCAGACCCTTACCATTCCATACAAGGCAGGGGTGGATGCAAAGATTATGGACAGCCAGAATATGATCCGCCTGATCGGGGGCGGTGATACGCATATCCGCAAGGATGAAGCATATGGGCCGTATTTTTCCGTGTTCCCGCTGGGCGAAGAGATCTTTGGATTTAACATAGAGGGCGCAAGGTATCCGCTTAGAAACCATACGCTTACGCCGTACGATAGCCTGTGCGTCAGCAACCAGATTGCAGAAGACGAAGAAGAAGTCATAATCAGTTTTCCGTCCGGCACCGTAATCTTGATGGAGACCCGTGACAAGAGAGAACAAAAGTGA